The following nucleotide sequence is from Streptomyces sp. NBC_00239.
CGGCGGCGAAGGCGGCGGCCGTGGCCGGCACCTTGAGCGCGGCCGCCATCCGGCGCACCATGGCCCGCACCCGGTCCCGGGGCAGCGCCTCGGGGGCGCCGCTCTGCAGGACCGCCCGCGCGAACAGGCCTTCGGCCAGGGGGGAGGCCAGCAGGGCGCCGATGCTGATCGCCCCGGCGGACTCGCCGCACACGGTGACGCGGGCGGGGTCGCCGCCGAAGGCCTCGATGTTGTCGCGGACCCAGGTGAGGGCGGCGATCTGGTCGCGCAGGCCGCGGTTCTGCGGCGCGTCGGGGAACACCCCGAAGCCCTCGACGCCGAGCCGGTAGTTCAGCGACACCAGGACGACCCCGTCGCGGGCGAAGGCCCGCCCGTCGTACACCGGCACCGCGGACGAGCCGCGGGTGAGCGCTCCGCCGTGGATCCACACCAGCACCGGCAGGCGCGCGGCGCGGCCCGGGTCGGGGGTCCAGACGTTCAGGTTGAGGCAGTCGTCCCCGGGCACGTCGGGGTCGGGCAGCAGCGCGGCGAACGGCTGGGGGTACGGCACCTTCGGCGCGGTCGGTCCGTACGCGACGGCCTCGCGCACCCCGTCCCACGGCTCGGGGGGCGCCGGCGCGGCGAACCGCAGCGCGCCGAACGGGGGCGCCGCGTACGGGATGCCGCGGAACACGGCGACACCGTCCTCGATCCGGCCGCGGACCGTGCCGTACCGGGTCGTGGCCTGCGCCTGCGCGTATCCCATCGCTCTCCCGCTTCCGTTCCGCGTGGCTCCTGCCCGCCCATCCCAGCATTCCCGGGCCCGGACCGCCACCTGCCCCAACGGGTGACTTGGCGTGACCCGGGGCCGGACGGGTGGTTGAGCCCACGGCGGCCGGGATTGCAACAGCCGCCATCGGCAGCGCCGATTCCACCGACACCGCGAGGCTCTCATGCGTTTCTACGGCACCCTCCTCCTGGCCGCGGCGGCCGCGGGCGGCGCGGGCACGGCCCACGCCGCCGGGACGGACTTCCAGTACGTGGGCAGCGACGACAAGGTCCACGCCGTCCACGGGACGGACGGCTGCCACCCGGCGTCGGGGGGCGGCGCGCAGGGTGTCGTGAACCGGACGGGCCGCGAGGCCAGGCTGTACGCGACGCCCGATTGCAGCGGCGCGCCGGTGGCGCGGATCGCCGACGGGGCGGCCGTCCCGGTCGGCCCGTACTTCGGTTCGGTGGACTTCCGGGTCACCGGGTAGGCCCAGCGGCCGTGACCATGAGGCGGCGGCCGCGTTGTATGCCATGTCACCGCCGCGGCTACCCCGCGGCACTTCACATCCCAAGGAGATTTCGATGTCGCGTATCGCGAAGGCAGCAGCCATCACCGCTGCGGCCGGCAGTGTTCTGGCCGCCGGCGCCGGTATGGCCGTTGCCGATGCCGGAGCGCACGGCGCTGCGATCGGTTCTCCCGGCGTCGCGTCGGGCAACCTCCTGCAGGTTCCGGTTCACATCCCGGTCAACGTGTGCGGCAACTCCGTCAGCGTGATCGGCCTCCTGAACCCGGCGTTCGGCAACACCTGCGTGAACGCCTCGGGCCACGACGAGAAGAACGCGTACGGCCACTGATACCCGGCCACTGCCCGGTTGACGTGATCGGCCCCCCACCGCAGCCGCGGTGGGGGGCCGTTTCCGTGCACCGCCGGTTCCGCTTTTCCGCCGGGGCCGGGCGGTCCGGCAGTGCGGCCGGTCAGGTCTCGTAGCGGTAGATGCCCTTGTGGCTGAGGAGTTGGGCGGGGGTGACGTCCCACGGGGGCATCGGGTCGTCGCGCGTCAGGACCCGGCCTCGCTGCCGGTCGGTCCGGCCGAGCGGTGCGGCCGGCAGGTAGCCGGAGCGCGGGTGGCGGGCCTGCCAGCGGTCCCACAGCAGGTCCACGAAGGCGTGGTGCAGCCAGAAGACGGGGTCGTTGGGGGCCGTGCCGCCGGTCATGTGGCCGCCGATCCACTGGTGGACCTTGTTGTGGTTGCGCCAGCGTTCGCTGCGCGGCGCCGCCCAGCCCTCCAGCTTGTTGCGGAACCCTCCGCCGGCCGCGGTCGAGTCCCAGGGGGCGGTGTCGTACACCGGGTCGTCGAGGGCCCACTGGAGTTCCCGGGCGGTCGGCAGGGTGATCGGCTTGTGCGGGCGTCCGAGGTTGCGGGTGAGGTACGGGGCCTCGGTCACGCCGACCCTGATCTCCCAGTTGCCCTTGTCGTGGGCGAACGGGCCGGTGGTGACCCGTCGGTCGGACTCCCGGCCGGTGCCGCCCATGAAGTCCTCCGACCACAGGGAGGAGGCGGGGCTGCGGTCGGTGGTCCAGTCCCAGTAGGGGACGGACACCCCGGGGTCCAGGGCCCGCAGCGCGCGTTCGAACTCCAGCAGGTAGCGGCGGTGCCAGGGGAAGAAGGACGGCGACATGTGCCCCACGCGCAGCCCGTCGTCGTCGTCCGGCACGAAGTACCGGTCGTGGGTGCGGACGAACTCGTCGTAGGTGCCGTTGCGCTTGAGTTCCAGGACGGCGGCGACGAAGCGCTTGCGCTGGGCGCTCGTGAGGTTCTTCTGGTTCTGGCGGGTGTACACGCGGGCGGTTCCCCTTCCGGCCGTGGGGTGTGGGGGCATCGGCGGTCAGCCGTGGTGGGCGGGCGCCGCGGCCAGTCGGACGGTGCCGATCTCGTCGACCGCGGCGCGGGCGAGGTCCAGCGGGTTGTCGAAGGACTCGAAGTGGTTGACGCCGCTGAGGTAGCTGCCGTCGGCGCGGCGCATGACGTGCAGCCGGCGGCCGTCGATCAGCACGTCGACGCGGGGCCGACCGCCGCCCGTACCGCGGAAGGCGCTGATGTGCCGGCCACGGTACATCTCCTCGAACAGCGTCTCCGGAGCGCCGGGCGCCGGGCGCGGGACGGGAGCGGCTGCGGCCGGGGCGCGGCGGGCGCGCAGTACCGGGGCGAGCGCCGCCGCGGTGGCGGAGGCCACGGCCAGGGTGAAGGCGGTGCGCAGGGCCGCTCTGCGGGGGATCGCGCCGCGGGGGGTCCACCGGCTCGGGTGCTGGTTCATGTGTTCTCCCTCGGATCGCGTCGTCAACCGGCTCAGGCGGTCTAACGCTCCGGTGGAGCCGAGGTCACCGGGCCGCGCGCCGACGCGGCCCGGTGCCGGGGTCAGGCCTGCGGGCCGGGCAGTCCGGCGAGGGCGGCGACGCGGGTGCGGTGGTGGCCGGCCGTGCCGAGGGCCAGCGCGTCGGCCTTCGCGCGCTTGAGGTAGAGGTGGGCGGGATGCTCCCAGGTCATGCCGATGCCGCCGTGCAACTGGACGCATTCCTCGGCCGCGTGCACGGCGGCCCGGGAGCAGGCGGCCTGGGCCACGGCCACCGCGAGGTCGGTGTCGGGCGCGCCGGTGGCCAGCGCGTCGGCGGCGTTGCGGGCGGCGGCCCGGGCGCCGGCGATCTCCAGCCAAAGCTGGGCGAGCCGGTGTTTGAGCGCCTGGAAGGAGCCGATCGGCCGGTTGAACTGGTGGCGGCCGCGGACGTGGCGGACGGTCTCGGCGAGGCACCATTCGGCCAGCCCGAGCTGCTCGGAAGCGAGGAGTCCGGCGCCCGTGCGCAGCGCCCGTTCGAGGACGGCGGGCGCGGTTGCGGGTCCTGCGAGGAGTTCCCCGTACGCCTCGCGGAAGGTGACGCGGGCGAGCGGTCGGGTCAGGTCGAGGGGGGTCTGCGGGGTGATGGTGACCGCGGCGGCGGGTACGGCGTACAGGCCGGTGTCGGCGGGGACGAGCAGGACGTCGGCGCCGGCCGCGTCGGCGACCGCCGTGACGCTGCCGTCGAGTGCGCCGCCGGTGTCGCGGACGGCGGCGGGCGGGGGTGATCCCGGGCCGAGGGTGAGCGGTACGGCGAGCACGGCGACGGCGGTGCCCGCGGCGAGGGAGCCGAGCAGGGCGGCCACCGCGGGCCGGTCGGTGTCGCAGCCGAGGAGGGCTTCGGTGGCCAGCACCGAACTCGTCAGGTACGGCAGCCGGGTGACCGAGCGGCCGAGTTCCTCGAGCACCACCGCGGCCTCGCGGTGGCTCGCGCCCTGCCCGCCGAGCTTCTCGGGGACCAGCAGTCCGGCCGCGCCGATGCCGGCGGCCAGGGTCCGCCAGAGCGCCGGGTCGTGGGGGCCGCCCGCCTCGGCGCGGGCGAGGGCGGCGGCGTGGTCGGACGCACGGTCGTCGAGCAACGCGCGTACGGCGGCGCGGAGTTCGTCCTCGGCCGCGGTGTAGAGCAGGTCGGGAGCGGCGGCGGGAGCGGCTGGCGTGGTGGGGTCGGGCGTCATCGGGCGAGGTCCTTCCAGGGGAGGTCCTTGTCGTCGCGGGGTTCGGCGGGCAGCCCCAGGACCCGTTCGGCGACGATGTTGAGCAGGATTTCGCTGGTGCCGCCCTCGATGGAGTTGCCCTTCGAGCGCAGGTAGCGGTATCCGGCGCCGCGTCCGGTGAAGTCGACGAGGTCGGGGCGGCGCATCGTCCAGTCGTCGTACAACAGTCCTTCCTCTCCGCGGAGTTCCACTTCCAGGCCGCTGATCTCCTGGTTGAGGCGGGCGAAGG
It contains:
- a CDS encoding acyl-CoA dehydrogenase family protein; the encoded protein is MTPDPTTPAAPAAAPDLLYTAAEDELRAAVRALLDDRASDHAAALARAEAGGPHDPALWRTLAAGIGAAGLLVPEKLGGQGASHREAAVVLEELGRSVTRLPYLTSSVLATEALLGCDTDRPAVAALLGSLAAGTAVAVLAVPLTLGPGSPPPAAVRDTGGALDGSVTAVADAAGADVLLVPADTGLYAVPAAAVTITPQTPLDLTRPLARVTFREAYGELLAGPATAPAVLERALRTGAGLLASEQLGLAEWCLAETVRHVRGRHQFNRPIGSFQALKHRLAQLWLEIAGARAAARNAADALATGAPDTDLAVAVAQAACSRAAVHAAEECVQLHGGIGMTWEHPAHLYLKRAKADALALGTAGHHRTRVAALAGLPGPQA
- a CDS encoding tyrosinase family protein, producing MPPHPTAGRGTARVYTRQNQKNLTSAQRKRFVAAVLELKRNGTYDEFVRTHDRYFVPDDDDGLRVGHMSPSFFPWHRRYLLEFERALRALDPGVSVPYWDWTTDRSPASSLWSEDFMGGTGRESDRRVTTGPFAHDKGNWEIRVGVTEAPYLTRNLGRPHKPITLPTARELQWALDDPVYDTAPWDSTAAGGGFRNKLEGWAAPRSERWRNHNKVHQWIGGHMTGGTAPNDPVFWLHHAFVDLLWDRWQARHPRSGYLPAAPLGRTDRQRGRVLTRDDPMPPWDVTPAQLLSHKGIYRYET
- a CDS encoding carboxylesterase/lipase family protein; translation: MGYAQAQATTRYGTVRGRIEDGVAVFRGIPYAAPPFGALRFAAPAPPEPWDGVREAVAYGPTAPKVPYPQPFAALLPDPDVPGDDCLNLNVWTPDPGRAARLPVLVWIHGGALTRGSSAVPVYDGRAFARDGVVLVSLNYRLGVEGFGVFPDAPQNRGLRDQIAALTWVRDNIEAFGGDPARVTVCGESAGAISIGALLASPLAEGLFARAVLQSGAPEALPRDRVRAMVRRMAAALKVPATAAAFAAVDRRTLLDAQGAVLRRSSPLLGGPAFGIVTDGDVVPEDPRAALTAGRAARDVPLLLGWTAEEYRLWLAPTGMLPRLDRLGPLALAAGMLRTGRSLAEVRTRWAALPGAGAGQVLGELLTDHLLRDPLRELARSARRTAPCHVYEFAWCSGVEGMGACHALELGFVFDTLHVPESEWLAGPGAPQALADEMHAAWVRFAVAGEPGWPAWTPTRPPHRFGAPLPAEAVPDAGTTPPDDQGSPTLTG
- a CDS encoding chaplin, whose protein sequence is MSRIAKAAAITAAAGSVLAAGAGMAVADAGAHGAAIGSPGVASGNLLQVPVHIPVNVCGNSVSVIGLLNPAFGNTCVNASGHDEKNAYGH
- a CDS encoding tyrosinase family oxidase copper chaperone, with product MNQHPSRWTPRGAIPRRAALRTAFTLAVASATAAALAPVLRARRAPAAAAPVPRPAPGAPETLFEEMYRGRHISAFRGTGGGRPRVDVLIDGRRLHVMRRADGSYLSGVNHFESFDNPLDLARAAVDEIGTVRLAAAPAHHG